In Pseudomonas saudiphocaensis, one DNA window encodes the following:
- the lptG gene encoding LPS export ABC transporter permease LptG, protein MRKLDRYIGSHVLLAILSVLGIIVGLALLFAFIDELGDVKGSYGTLDAALYVLYTTPSRIYEMLPMAALIGCLIGLGMLASNSELTIMRAAGVSLGRIVLAVMKPMLVLMLVGVLIGEYLAPWSENIAQASRATAQGAGEAQSSKRGLWHRQGGEFVHVNAVQPGGVLLGVTRYNFDGNRQLLSASFARRAHYQDDHWRLTDIATTHFRGDHTEVINTPEERWDVQLTPQLLGTVVMEPDALSITGLWRYIHYLGEQGLNNGRYWLAFWTKTLQPVVTVALVLLAISFIFGPLRSVTLGQRVFTGVVVGFVFRILQDLLGPASQVFGFSPLLAVLVPAGICALAGLWLLRRAG, encoded by the coding sequence ATGCGTAAGCTTGACCGTTACATCGGCAGCCATGTTCTGCTGGCGATTCTGAGCGTGCTGGGCATCATCGTCGGGCTGGCTCTTCTGTTTGCCTTTATCGATGAGCTCGGTGACGTGAAGGGCAGTTACGGCACGCTGGACGCCGCGCTCTACGTGCTCTACACAACGCCTTCGCGAATCTACGAGATGCTGCCAATGGCGGCGCTGATCGGTTGTCTCATTGGCCTTGGAATGCTGGCCAGCAACAGTGAGCTGACCATCATGCGGGCCGCCGGGGTTTCCCTTGGGCGTATCGTGCTGGCGGTAATGAAGCCGATGCTGGTGCTGATGCTGGTCGGCGTGCTGATTGGCGAATATCTGGCACCCTGGAGCGAAAACATCGCTCAGGCCAGCCGTGCGACGGCGCAGGGAGCAGGCGAAGCGCAGAGCAGCAAGCGCGGGCTGTGGCACCGGCAGGGTGGGGAGTTTGTGCATGTCAACGCGGTGCAGCCGGGCGGCGTGCTGCTGGGGGTGACGCGTTACAACTTCGACGGCAATCGTCAGCTTTTATCGGCCAGTTTCGCTCGTCGCGCTCATTATCAGGACGATCACTGGCGGCTCACCGATATTGCCACCACGCACTTTCGAGGCGATCACACCGAGGTGATCAATACGCCTGAAGAGCGTTGGGATGTGCAGCTGACACCGCAACTGCTGGGAACGGTAGTAATGGAGCCGGACGCCCTGTCGATCACCGGGCTGTGGCGCTATATCCATTATCTAGGCGAGCAGGGGCTGAACAACGGGCGCTACTGGCTGGCGTTCTGGACCAAGACTCTGCAGCCGGTTGTGACAGTGGCGCTGGTGTTGCTGGCGATCTCGTTCATCTTCGGCCCGTTGCGCTCGGTCACCCTGGGACAGCGGGTTTTTACCGGCGTCGTCGTCGGCTTCGTCTTCCGCATCCTTCAGGATCTGCTCGGTCCGGCCAGCCAAGTCTTTGGCTTCTCGCCGCTGCTGGCGGTGCTGGTGCCGGCAGGGATCTGTGCATTGGCGGGGCTGTGGTTGTTGCGTCGGGCGGGGTGA